Proteins from a genomic interval of Flammeovirgaceae bacterium SG7u.111:
- a CDS encoding sialate O-acetylesterase gives MLKFLITLQLVLLLLINGGALVFGQSLKPANIFGDHMVLQRGKTVPVWGHSSPKDKITVTFASQKKTTRAAADGKWMVRLDPLEASATGRDLIISGKSQVVIKDVLVGEVWICSGQSNMQMGVSSSPEVRGLVPLAKNIRSFHVQNLVALEEQEEVQGQWEATHPESAVAFSFAYFLNNLAEVPVGIIQASWGSSSIEAWMPRSMVEELPHFDTIMNEFDSDGLRVTQIKKLIGQSDTWTNKENIFLRRQPNILYNAMMYPLIPFACRGLVWYQGERNTRYISGMPEVDDTNWFHRVCGMKDYEDVLKKWILTYRKQWQDDEMHFMVIMLPGYGKGTEAKKVIDPESPTEPSWAWMRESQLASLDLPHTSVVNTIDLGDLKNIHPNDKLPIGQRGALLAARNTLNQDIPSMGPVFKSVDLQGNKLVVHFDHANGLKTINGKAPSGFWISDDSREWVLAEAAIEGERVILSSPKVKEPKYIRFAFAGKPSVNLVNESELPAYPFRTDSWQE, from the coding sequence ATGCTTAAATTTCTAATTACACTACAACTTGTTCTTTTGCTGCTTATCAATGGTGGCGCATTGGTTTTTGGTCAGTCCCTAAAACCAGCTAATATTTTTGGTGACCATATGGTTTTGCAAAGAGGAAAAACTGTTCCAGTTTGGGGACATAGCTCACCAAAAGATAAAATCACGGTTACATTTGCCAGCCAGAAAAAAACGACACGAGCTGCTGCCGATGGAAAGTGGATGGTTCGTTTAGATCCGTTAGAAGCGTCAGCAACTGGAAGGGATTTGATTATATCTGGCAAAAGCCAAGTTGTAATAAAAGATGTTTTGGTAGGGGAAGTCTGGATATGTTCAGGCCAATCTAATATGCAAATGGGCGTGTCGTCATCGCCAGAGGTGAGGGGGTTAGTTCCGTTGGCAAAAAATATAAGAAGTTTTCATGTACAAAACCTAGTTGCATTAGAAGAGCAGGAAGAAGTTCAGGGGCAGTGGGAGGCAACCCACCCCGAAAGTGCCGTTGCTTTTTCATTTGCTTATTTCCTAAATAACCTAGCTGAAGTGCCCGTAGGGATAATTCAAGCCTCTTGGGGCAGCTCGTCCATAGAAGCGTGGATGCCTAGATCTATGGTGGAAGAATTGCCACATTTTGATACTATAATGAATGAGTTTGATTCGGACGGCTTACGGGTCACACAGATTAAAAAATTGATAGGGCAATCGGATACATGGACGAACAAAGAGAATATCTTTTTAAGACGCCAACCCAATATTTTATACAATGCCATGATGTATCCGCTTATTCCTTTTGCGTGCAGAGGGTTGGTCTGGTATCAGGGTGAACGTAATACCCGATACATATCGGGGATGCCTGAAGTAGATGATACAAATTGGTTTCATCGGGTATGTGGGATGAAAGATTATGAGGATGTTCTAAAAAAATGGATACTGACTTACCGCAAGCAATGGCAAGATGACGAGATGCATTTTATGGTGATCATGCTGCCGGGCTATGGTAAAGGAACAGAAGCTAAAAAAGTTATTGACCCAGAAAGTCCCACTGAGCCTTCTTGGGCATGGATGCGAGAGTCCCAATTGGCATCGCTGGATTTGCCACATACTTCTGTAGTAAATACAATTGATTTAGGGGATTTGAAAAATATCCACCCTAACGATAAACTTCCCATAGGGCAGCGAGGGGCACTATTAGCGGCGAGAAATACGCTTAACCAAGATATTCCCTCTATGGGTCCTGTATTTAAAAGTGTTGATTTACAAGGGAATAAACTAGTGGTCCATTTTGACCATGCAAATGGGCTTAAAACTATAAATGGCAAAGCACCGTCAGGATTTTGGATATCAGATGATTCAAGAGAGTGGGTATTGGCAGAGGCAGCAATTGAGGGTGAACGTGTAATTTTGAGTTCGCCCAAGGTGAAAGAACCAAAATATATTCGCTTTGCTTTTGCTGGCAAACCTTCCGTTAATTTGGTCAACGAAAGTGAACTACCAGCTTACCCATTTCGAACCGATTCTTGGCAGGAATAG